A window from Argopecten irradians isolate NY chromosome 3, Ai_NY, whole genome shotgun sequence encodes these proteins:
- the LOC138317369 gene encoding streptococcal hemagglutinin-like isoform X4: MADVPPQAVENIGADESGRETPAEVKAVVDDALQSAEKPSDQQVSNGVEKQDSETEKIVHQEAVNPVESAMVSDAEASVAKNEATEQEETTVSVPAENGTSPEVVVSTPSEPPVTLSGMLNKIETKESVEPAASEASPANSTQGNSEETASTEPSKEETQSAEAAKEELASTEPAKEEPEPAESAKETVTEEPASKLGDVTEQTQQETAPEESVQEPVKVEPAQETPAPSDIAQEDPKSTESEQTELVQEEIKAEESSTAESSEVQPASAEDKPESADAEAAGDDQAFRVESEDVASTEPESVKEETSSKENAIETAETPSAEPEVNQTTEQDKLQSTETSASEKAEDVPSESADQSAEAPADPAAEPAKEAQAPEPASETSTEQEADTQAAESTQEQASEQQPESAPEAVAEQQAKSAPEPAAEQQTESAPEPAAEQQSESQPEPAAESAPEQAAEQQSESAPEPAAESAPEPAAQQQSESAPEPAAESAPEPAAQQQSESAPEPAAESVPEPAAQQQSESAPEPAAEQQSESAPEPAAEQQSESAPEPAAEQQSESAPEPAAQQQSESAPEPAAERQSESAPEPAADQQSEQTAEQQSESAPEPAAESAPEPAAESAPEPAVVEQSKSAPEPASEQQSESAPDSAVEQQVESAPEPAAEQQAESAPEPAVEQQCESASESAAEQQAESAPEPAGNKQADESNAETSEPVSEPTAAVSADQASESAEKPAEQSAPEPAADSQKDEQPAESSTSQSETTAETPTESVPETQQETSQETKTDAQNEAESSAAPEQSSEQTSS; this comes from the coding sequence ATGGCTGATGTCCCACCGCAAGCAGTAGAGAACATTGGCGCTGATGAATCTGGACGAGAAACGCCAGCCGAAGTAAAAGCTGTTGTTGATGATGCACTTCAATCCGCTGAGAAACCATCTGATCAACAAGTTTCAAACGGTGTTGAGAAGCAAGATAGTGAAACAGAGAAAATTGTACACCAAGAAGCTGTTAATCCTGTAGAATCAGCCATGGTATCAGATGCGGAAGCATCAGTAGCGAAGAATGAGGCCACAGAGCAAGAAGAAACAACAGTGTCTGTCCCCGCAGAAAATGGCACATCACCAGAAGTTGTAGTTTCAACACCGTCGGAACCACCTGTAACACTATCTGGTATGTTGaacaaaattgaaacaaaagaATCTGTAGAGCCTGCTGCATCAGAGGCTTCACCAGCGAATTCAACACAGGGAAATTCTGAAGAGACTGCATCTACAGAGCCTTCAAAAGAGGAGACCCAATCAGCAGAAGCCGCAAAAGAAGAGCTTGCTTCTACAGAACCAGCAAAAGAAGAACCTGAGCCTGCAGAATCAGCAAAAGAAACTGTAACAGAAGAGCCTGCATCCAAACTAGGAGACGTTACAGAACAAACGCAGCAAGAAACTGCTCCAGAAGAGTCTGTCCAAGAACCTGTTAAAGTCGAACCAGCACAGGAGACGCCTGCTCCATCTGATATTGCACAGGAAGATCCTAAATCTACAGAATCTGAACAAACGGAGCTTGTACAAGAAGAAATTAAAGCTGAAGAGTCGTCAACCGCAGAATCGTCTGAAGTCCAACCTGCTTCTGCAGAAGACAAACCTGAATCAGCTGATGCAGAAGCAGCTGGGGATGACCAGGCATTTCGTGTGGAAAGTGAAGATGTTGCATCAACAGAGCCCGAATCGGTTAAAGAAGAGACTTCGAGCAAGGAAAATGCTATTGAAACAGCTGAAACACCCTCTGCGGAACCAGAGGTGAATCAAACAACAGAACAAGATAAACTACAGTCAACAGAAACCTCTGCGTCTGAAAAAGCAGAAGATGTCCCATCTGAATCAGCAGACCAATCAGCTGAAGCTCCAGCAGATCCTGCTGCGGAGCCAGCAAAGGAAGCACAAGCTCCTGAACCAGCTTCCGAGACATCAACAGAGCAAGAAGCAGATACACAAGCTGCGGAATCAACTCAAGAGCAAGCTAGTGAGCAACAGCCTGAATCTGCACCTGAAGCAGTTGCCGAGCAACAGGCCAAATCTGCACCTGAACCAGCTGCCGAACAGCAGACCGAATCAGCACCCGAACCAGCTGCCGAGCAGCAATCCGAATCACAACCTGAGCCAGCTGCCGAGTCTGCACCTGAACAAGCTGCCGAGCAACAGTCCGAATCAGCACCTGAACCAGCTGCCGAATCAGCACCTGAACCAGCTGCCCAGCAACAGTCCGAATCAGCACCTGAGCCAGCTGCCGAATCAGCACCTGAACCAGCTGCCCAGCAACAGTCCGAATCAGCACCTGAACCAGCTGCCGAATCAGTACCTGAACCAGCTGCCCAGCAACAGTCCGAATCAGCACCTGAGCCAGCTGCCGAGCAACAATCCGAATCAGCACCTGAGCCAGCTGCAGAGCAACAGTCCGAATCAGCACCTGAGCCAGCTGCCGAGCAACAGTCCGAATCAGCACCTGAGCCAGCTGCCCAGCAACAGTCCGAATCAGCACCTGAGCCAGCTGCCGAGCGACAATCCGAATCAGCACCTGAGCCAGCTGCCGATCAACAGTCCGAACAAACTGCCGAACAACAGTCCGAATCAGCACCTGAACCAGCTGCCGAATCAGCACCTGAACCAGCTGCCGAGTCAGCACCTGAACCAGCTGTCGTGGAACAGTCCAAATCAGCACCTGAACCAGCTTCCGAGCAACAATCCGAATCAGCGCCTGACTCTGCTGTCGAACAGCAGGTCGAATCAGCACCTGAACCAGCTGCCGAGCAACAGGCTGAGTCTGCACCTGAACCAGCTGTCGAGCAACAGTGCGAATCAGCGTCCGAATCAGCTGCCGAACAACAGGCTGAATCTGCACCTGAGCCAGCTGGAAACAAACAAGCTGATGAGTCGAATGCTGAGACATCAGAACCTGTTTCTGAACCAACAGCAGCAGTGTCAGCGGATCAGGCATCAGAGTCCGCGGAAAAACCCGCTGAACAGTCTGCACCTGAACCAGCTGCTGATTCACAGAAAGATGAGCAACCTGCCGAGTCTTCAACATCACAATCCGAAACAACCGCAGAAACGCCTACTGAGTCTGTACCAGAAACCCAGCAGGAAACAAGTCAGGAGACAAAAACTGATGCACAAAACGAGGCAGAATCATCGGCAGCACCAGAACAGTCGTCTGAACAGACCTCTTCCTAA
- the LOC138317369 gene encoding streptococcal hemagglutinin-like isoform X3: MGILFSKFRSAPLATEAKTDDTPSETNQPVGDKAKSEPILGSEVDDIKKKGGSLGDLENMADVPPQAVENIGADESGRETPAEVKAVVDDALQSAEKPSDQQVSNGVEKQDSETEKIVHQEAVNPVESAMVSDAEASVAKNEATEQEETTVSVPAENGTSPEVVVSTPSEPPVTLSGMLNKIETKESVEPAASEASPANSTQGNSEETASTEPSKEETQSAEAAKEELASTEPAKEEPEPAESAKETVTEEPASKLGDVTEQTQQETAPEESVQEPVKVEPAQETPAPSDIAQEDPKSTESEQTELVQEEIKAEESSTAESSEVQPASAEDKPESADAEAAGDDQAFRVESEDVASTEPESVKEETSSKENAIETAETPSAEPEVNQTTEQDKLQSTETSASEKAEDVPSESADQSAEAPADPAAEPAKEAQAPEPASETSTEQEADTQAAESTQEQASEQQPESAPEAVAEQQAKSAPEPAAEQQTESAPEPAAEQQSESQPEPAAESAPEQAAEQQSESAPEPAAESAPEPAAQQQSESAPEPAAESAPEPAAQQQSESAPEPAAESVPEPAAQQQSESAPEPAAEQQSESAPEPAAEQQSESAPEPAAEQQSESAPEPAAQQQSESAPEPAAERQSESAPEPAADQQSEQTAEQQSESAPEPAAESAPEPAAESAPEPAVVEQSKSAPEPASEQQSESAPDSAVEQQVESAPEPAAEQQAESAPEPAVEQQCESASESAAEQQAESAPEPAGNKQADESNAETSEPVSEPTAAVSADQASESAEKPAEQSAPEPAADSQKDEQPAESSTSQSETTAETPTESVPETQQETSQETKTDAQNEAESSAAPEQSSEQTSS; the protein is encoded by the coding sequence AAGGCGAAGAGTGAACCAATTCTTGGCTCAGAGGTCGACGATATCAAGAAAAAGGGAGGTTCACTGGGAGATTTAGAAAATATGGCTGATGTCCCACCGCAAGCAGTAGAGAACATTGGCGCTGATGAATCTGGACGAGAAACGCCAGCCGAAGTAAAAGCTGTTGTTGATGATGCACTTCAATCCGCTGAGAAACCATCTGATCAACAAGTTTCAAACGGTGTTGAGAAGCAAGATAGTGAAACAGAGAAAATTGTACACCAAGAAGCTGTTAATCCTGTAGAATCAGCCATGGTATCAGATGCGGAAGCATCAGTAGCGAAGAATGAGGCCACAGAGCAAGAAGAAACAACAGTGTCTGTCCCCGCAGAAAATGGCACATCACCAGAAGTTGTAGTTTCAACACCGTCGGAACCACCTGTAACACTATCTGGTATGTTGaacaaaattgaaacaaaagaATCTGTAGAGCCTGCTGCATCAGAGGCTTCACCAGCGAATTCAACACAGGGAAATTCTGAAGAGACTGCATCTACAGAGCCTTCAAAAGAGGAGACCCAATCAGCAGAAGCCGCAAAAGAAGAGCTTGCTTCTACAGAACCAGCAAAAGAAGAACCTGAGCCTGCAGAATCAGCAAAAGAAACTGTAACAGAAGAGCCTGCATCCAAACTAGGAGACGTTACAGAACAAACGCAGCAAGAAACTGCTCCAGAAGAGTCTGTCCAAGAACCTGTTAAAGTCGAACCAGCACAGGAGACGCCTGCTCCATCTGATATTGCACAGGAAGATCCTAAATCTACAGAATCTGAACAAACGGAGCTTGTACAAGAAGAAATTAAAGCTGAAGAGTCGTCAACCGCAGAATCGTCTGAAGTCCAACCTGCTTCTGCAGAAGACAAACCTGAATCAGCTGATGCAGAAGCAGCTGGGGATGACCAGGCATTTCGTGTGGAAAGTGAAGATGTTGCATCAACAGAGCCCGAATCGGTTAAAGAAGAGACTTCGAGCAAGGAAAATGCTATTGAAACAGCTGAAACACCCTCTGCGGAACCAGAGGTGAATCAAACAACAGAACAAGATAAACTACAGTCAACAGAAACCTCTGCGTCTGAAAAAGCAGAAGATGTCCCATCTGAATCAGCAGACCAATCAGCTGAAGCTCCAGCAGATCCTGCTGCGGAGCCAGCAAAGGAAGCACAAGCTCCTGAACCAGCTTCCGAGACATCAACAGAGCAAGAAGCAGATACACAAGCTGCGGAATCAACTCAAGAGCAAGCTAGTGAGCAACAGCCTGAATCTGCACCTGAAGCAGTTGCCGAGCAACAGGCCAAATCTGCACCTGAACCAGCTGCCGAACAGCAGACCGAATCAGCACCCGAACCAGCTGCCGAGCAGCAATCCGAATCACAACCTGAGCCAGCTGCCGAGTCTGCACCTGAACAAGCTGCCGAGCAACAGTCCGAATCAGCACCTGAACCAGCTGCCGAATCAGCACCTGAACCAGCTGCCCAGCAACAGTCCGAATCAGCACCTGAGCCAGCTGCCGAATCAGCACCTGAACCAGCTGCCCAGCAACAGTCCGAATCAGCACCTGAACCAGCTGCCGAATCAGTACCTGAACCAGCTGCCCAGCAACAGTCCGAATCAGCACCTGAGCCAGCTGCCGAGCAACAATCCGAATCAGCACCTGAGCCAGCTGCAGAGCAACAGTCCGAATCAGCACCTGAGCCAGCTGCCGAGCAACAGTCCGAATCAGCACCTGAGCCAGCTGCCCAGCAACAGTCCGAATCAGCACCTGAGCCAGCTGCCGAGCGACAATCCGAATCAGCACCTGAGCCAGCTGCCGATCAACAGTCCGAACAAACTGCCGAACAACAGTCCGAATCAGCACCTGAACCAGCTGCCGAATCAGCACCTGAACCAGCTGCCGAGTCAGCACCTGAACCAGCTGTCGTGGAACAGTCCAAATCAGCACCTGAACCAGCTTCCGAGCAACAATCCGAATCAGCGCCTGACTCTGCTGTCGAACAGCAGGTCGAATCAGCACCTGAACCAGCTGCCGAGCAACAGGCTGAGTCTGCACCTGAACCAGCTGTCGAGCAACAGTGCGAATCAGCGTCCGAATCAGCTGCCGAACAACAGGCTGAATCTGCACCTGAGCCAGCTGGAAACAAACAAGCTGATGAGTCGAATGCTGAGACATCAGAACCTGTTTCTGAACCAACAGCAGCAGTGTCAGCGGATCAGGCATCAGAGTCCGCGGAAAAACCCGCTGAACAGTCTGCACCTGAACCAGCTGCTGATTCACAGAAAGATGAGCAACCTGCCGAGTCTTCAACATCACAATCCGAAACAACCGCAGAAACGCCTACTGAGTCTGTACCAGAAACCCAGCAGGAAACAAGTCAGGAGACAAAAACTGATGCACAAAACGAGGCAGAATCATCGGCAGCACCAGAACAGTCGTCTGAACAGACCTCTTCCTAA